The genomic stretch attttgttttgatcTTTGATTGGGTCAGTTAAGATCCATGTGAGAAGCATGGAGTTTGAAGTTCCCACAATGAAGGTTCAAGGAGCCATCATCTCTTTTGCTTGCTAGCTTTCTCCCCATTAGCATTTTTGGATTCAATTCCTTGAAGACTAACTGCAAGATGATCATTGGTTATAAGTTATAATAACATGAGCCTGATTCTGTAATGCAGATAAACATCAGGTTTTGTTTTAGTTCTTTCAAATGAATTGGTGATGTTTAAATGCCATTTCTTGAATTAGTGTGATTTTGCATCCAAAGTTGATCACTAGGATTCATTGTGGACTTTCAAAACTTGGTTAGAGGACTTATTCTTATCCAATCTATAAAATTGTCACTTATCTCTCAAACATGAAATAACCATATGCTAGTATTAAtaaagttggagaaaattttattaaaaacatcACGTGCTTCTCACAAACTATTAAAAAGGCATGTGGTTTTACATGTTAAAGTACACATGACAATTGTATAGACCAAATTCGATCTTCCAAAAGAAAGAATAGCATGTGAAGAGGACACCTTTGTTTTATTCGTGATAAAGATATGCATATTGAGTTATGGAAAATGGAGTACAGGAATCATGTTTCATGGGCAACACTGTCTGGAGTTTTGAAAGTTTTCAGTTTCCAAATGATTTCCAAAAGGGCAACAATTAACCatataaacccaaaaaatcaatcACGATacaaaatgagaaatgataaaaattattcttcatCCCATCTTTCACATATTTTTCGATCCTAGATgtgagttcacaaatctaatgataaatttacaaaagagatgGTTGAGATAATAATGTGTAAGATAACtcttacaaaataatacaaaaaaccCTAGTTGAAAATTGTTCCCACCCATCTCCGGACCCAAATACGAGTCTACAATAAATTTGCATGAGATATGGTTGAGAAAAATCTAatgataaatttacaaaagagatgGTTGAGATAATGATGTGTAAGATGGCtcttacaaaataatacaaaaaccCCTAATTGAAAATTGTTCCCACCCATCTCCGGACCCAAATACGAGTCTACAGTAAAATTGCACAAGATATGGTTGAGAAAATGATGTATAACATATCTCTTACAAAATAGTAGAAAAAACCCTAATTGGAAACCATTCCAATAAGTGGGCGGGTTACTCTTGGACAGGTGAGTCCCATGCCCCCTAATTGCTAGCAATTGGGTATCAAAATTAGTGATGATCTTATTCCTCATTAGGACCCAAATTCTCCTATACCTAAAACAATCCCTATAACAGTCACGTGATTAAAACAGCAGCAGAAGAATTAGAGCTTTCCCAGACTTCAATTCCTTCAGCATTTTCTCTACTAACAAACAACCTGTTCCCACcaccttcaattttctttataatCCCTCTCTCAGAATCCTTCAACTTGTCAACAAAATTCCTCCTATACAAACCCTCACAAACCCcactctctccctccactcGATTTTCACTTCCTTCCACTCTGGACCAAACCTCCAAGCCTCCCTCTCTCCCCACAAACGCTTGCTTCTTGTAACAGTGAATTACACTATCGCCACCACCTTCACTCCTGTTAATCATGCTTGGGTTCTTGTCGTTCAAATACACCCACGGATCATCTCCTAAATTACGCACGTCTGCCATTGCTAAATCGCCCGACTTCGAACATATCTTGAACAGGGTCCACTCGTCCACGTCCACGTCGACGTCAGCGAACGAGTCCCCGAACCTACTGCTCCGCCCCGAACCTGGCTCGATCGTCTCCCAAACCACCTCTCCAGACCTCGGGTCCCACAATCTGATGTACCCTGAGCACCCGAACGCCCCGCTCGTGACTGAGCTTGCGACGAGCACGCCTCTCTCCGGAAGCCACGTCAGCTTCCCGGGGACCATGCTCTTTGCCGAGCCGCCGGACTGCCGGCCGAGCTCCGAAGCAATCTGGAGAGTGGATTTGTCGATAACTAGGACGCAATTCTCTCTATGCGGACAATCGAACGAGGCGAAGACTGAACTCAGTGAGTCAGAAATCGCGGTGACTTGGGCTTTGTAGATGCGCGGATCAGAGGGATCGCTCCAGTGAGTCGAACCGACGTGGCGGCCGCCCGAGATATCGTAGAAGTGGAGACCGGCGGCGGATTCGGATCCTACGGCGGCGATGTCCGGCCAAATCCGGCGGATCGAGGTGATATCTTCCAAGTGAGTCCGGATAGTCGAGGCGGGGATGAGATTCCAGTCGTAGCTGGAGATCTGACCGCCATGGGCGATCCAGACGGAGCCGTCGTCGGAGGCTGCCGTGAACGCCGAGGGAAGGCCGTCGGAGGCTGGACGGATGGTGGCGACGACGGAAGCGTCGATCCCGGAGAAGGAAGGTGGCGACATCGCCGACTTAAGGCGCGACTCGATGCCGTAGTAGAGGGCCTCATCGGCAAGTTCTTGCTTGGAGAATCGGCGAGCTGTGGAGGGGAGGCGATTCGATCGAAGTAGAGAAAGGAGGACCGAGAAGATCTCAGGGTCTCGGTCTATGAAAACCGGGTTGGGATCGTGGGTCGGGCGGTCCGAAAGGACCGCAAGGAGTGAATCAGGACCGCCTGACCGGACGGTCGATAGAGTGGTCTCGAAGAGCTTGCCGCCTACGTTGAGCTTGACTCGGTCGTCAGGATGGGGTCCAGGGGCAGACTGGGAAGTTCGGTCTTCCATTGATCAACTACGGTTATACCCATGAGCTTTTAATCAAACTGAACACTcctcaagaaaagaaaagtaaagaaaaaaatcatggCTCACCTGAAATCATCAGATCTCTGCTCACCAAAAAGGCTCCCAGAGAGAGGGTCTAGATTGGTCCGAGATGGACAAAGGTGATAAGAAAAACGAACACTTGGGAATTCTTCTCAACCGTTGGTTCTTTGAAGAATCCAGGCCGTTCGATGCATCAAACGGCCTGGATTTTAAGGGTCTCCCTTAAAGGgtctccaaaattttaagtggtttttattttttattttgggttaaatactattttaataattGTGGTTTGTACTAAAATTAAATAGccacttaaatttttaaaaatatcataaatgatACTTGTGGTAAGTTAATAAATTCACTTGATACTTCTATCAAGActccattaaattttttaacgaaACGCCATGTCACTCTTATACGTGGGCGCCATATGGCATGATACCTAAATTTTTGGATgtcacatcatatatatatatatatatatattaaaaaaaatccaaaaaaaaaccaagaaccaataaaaaaataaaaaaacactggGGTGGTTCCACTTTCACCccagcgtttttttttttttttataaaaaaaaataaaaataaaatatgatNNNNNNNNNNNNNNNNNNNNTTGTTTTCTATAGGTTTATTGTCTCCGTGTCAATATCAGTAGCGGATATAAAAGGAGGCTAGTAGGGCACCTGCCCTTccaaaaaattttgattattattattttttttaatggctaatttttttagttttcttgaccCTAGCTCCTAAACCTTATTCTCCCACGGTCCCACCCCTactgctcttcttcttcttgactCCGTTTGTAAGGGTTGCTAAAGGGTTGCGAATAAATGGGGGGTAAGACCGTAAGAGGCAGCCATCTAAAAGTTCAAAGCCCAAAGAAAAAGGCTgaaatgagaaagaagaaagaagatgaaGGCTGCAATAGTAACAAAGGCAGCAATCTTGAGAAAGGAGAAATCTTGAGAAgagaaagcataaattgaagGGACAACACATTATCCAAAATGGTTAGTTTTAGAAGGAAATCATGCAAGTGTGTTTTATGGGTAGCAGGGACAACCAGTTAAGGCAACTAGAGCAATTAGTTGGCCTAGTTGTTGGGCTGAAAGTTGTTGGGGGCTA from Corylus avellana chromosome ca1, CavTom2PMs-1.0 encodes the following:
- the LOC132183500 gene encoding protein ENDOPLASMIC RETICULUM-ARRESTED PEN3 → MEDRTSQSAPGPHPDDRVKLNVGGKLFETTLSTVRSGGPDSLLAVLSDRPTHDPNPVFIDRDPEIFSVLLSLLRSNRLPSTARRFSKQELADEALYYGIESRLKSAMSPPSFSGIDASVVATIRPASDGLPSAFTAASDDGSVWIAHGGQISSYDWNLIPASTIRTHLEDITSIRRIWPDIAAVGSESAAGLHFYDISGGRHVGSTHWSDPSDPRIYKAQVTAISDSLSSVFASFDCPHRENCVLVIDKSTLQIASELGRQSGGSAKSMVPGKLTWLPERGVLVASSVTSGAFGCSGYIRLWDPRSGEVVWETIEPGSGRSSRFGDSFADVDVDVDEWTLFKICSKSGDLAMADVRNLGDDPWVYLNDKNPSMINRSEGGGDSVIHCYKKQAFVGREGGLEVWSRVEGSENRVEGESGVCEGLYRRNFVDKLKDSERGIIKKIEGGGNRLFVSRENAEGIEVWESSNSSAAVLIT